The nucleotide sequence ATGCCTCGCCTTAAGTTTGTTAACCTAAGTTTCAACAGCCTATCGAAGCCCATGGAGGTGAGTTTGGATAAACGATGGGAAGAGTTAAGGAATTTGGTTCTAAATTCCACTCACGTTAACTGGGAAagcgttaaaaaaattttggcaCATCTGCCAAGCCTAGAAGAACTACATCTGAGTTTAAACGATTATAATGACGTCGACTTAGGTGCTAAGCAAACCGATTGCCAATGCTCAGAAAATAAAAACGATAATTGTGATTGTAAGAATAATACAATACAAAAGAGACACTCGGTTATCAGGATATTACATTTTACTGGGAATCCTATTGCGAATTGGAAGGAAATATCGAAGCTAGGTAGGATTTTTATCATTATTGCTTTAATGTTaactgaataataaaaatttcaggtTACGCGTTTCCAAATTTGGAATCCCTGGTGTTAGCAGAATGCCCGATCAAATCTCTTGACCTCGACGAAGTGGCGGAGGAAGGGCCTAATAAAAACTACGAGTCTGAAACTATCCGACCTGATTCTCCACATGAAgccttcaaatttttaaaagttctgaACTTGAACTCTACCAATTTATCTTCCTGGGATGATATTGAACGCCTAGCCAAATTTCCAGCCCTGCAGTGTTTACGGGTACAGGTGAGttaaaattggatattttttttaaccaatataAGCTTTCTATTACAAAATTATCCATGCGTTTTGGTTTAAATTAAGGCGTCAAAAATGTTCACCTTCAAACCAATTGACCACATCGCACACGCCTCCGCatttaattacaattaattGAGAATCTTGACTGAATTTTAAACatgctgttttaaatttattactgtaatttgcAATTTGCTTTGGGAAATGAGGAAACATagatttgtataaaatttataatataggtcaaattgcaaaatattgcttttaatttgATCTTTATTTGAAAGGATATAGTATAGTTGCCGCCAACGATCCGTTTCCTTTGATCTGGTCGGAATAGTCCAGAcgtatcataatttttatttgctctACACGTATACTAACCATGTACCAATATTTacaaatactgatttttttgtgGAACACAACCCAACGTATCTAATAAAGCAATCTTAAGCAACAACAgttattttccataaaaaacattttacattaatttaataaatataataatttacttataaaaaatcgTTACCGGACTAATTGTTGGAGTTTGCTTATTCCAAAATACCGCGTTACTACTCTGAGTAAAGACCCTCTTGATCTTTATAAGGAATTTGACTGCACCACACTTTTTGCGTGTCAAGTGATGAAAAACAGAGATGTCAAGAGAGAAAGCTTAGTTTACAGAGACTAACTCGCGAGGCACACACGTCTTCCTCCTTTTTAGGGGATTTACCACTTATATGTCATTTATGTCAAACTTGCCCCTGTGCTTTTCATATTCCCGCGATTAAAGGTCAACAATATATCTAAGGCTTTTCACTGGTTGTCCTCAGTAGCAACGCGTTTTAAGGTACATATTTACTCGTTGTGCTGAGTCGCAACACTAATATTCAGACTTTGGAAGCTTATTTGCAGCTGCTCATCTGTACAGGTCCGGATTTGAAATCTCTGATGTCTATTTTTTATGTAcgcttatttaattttcaaattttttttcaaatatgaaTTGTTGgcgtttttttattgataataccgactataatattcaaaactaatataaaaaaattgcttatctAAACTGTAATTTTCTTAAACTTATTCTGGCACCTAGAACTCTAGAATCATGGCCGATTTTTACTTGTACAACTCAATAACAaaagaaattaacattttaagatGATTCATGCTGTAGCTGAAGCATTAGCTGCGATACAAACTCATAGAATTGACTTTTTGTCCCCGTTTCACATGATGATTAATCTCAGTCTCAAGTATCATAAATGATCGTATTGAAATGATACCTCTCTTTTGTAGTATACTAAGCTACTTAGGAAAAGTatgtatctatttatttatttatctttcaaCGGGCTTGTTATTAACTGTTACCTGTTTACAAAAGACTGGTTGATGCACAAGGAAGTCCCAATTGGTTTGCTGATTAGCAAGATTAGCAAATTTTATCCGAAAGTTTTGTCCATAGTTAGTTCGATGACAGAAAACTTGAAAGGATGATATGGACCTGGTTTGCCTAAATAATGTACGAAAACTGATGTTAGATAAAAGGATGGACAGTACTGTTAAGAAGTTAATAATATAGTTTAAGATCATGTATTCTTCTAAGGGTTTATATCAAACACAGTCCAATGACCGTTTGTAACATTTAAtcatacaaattttaaagtcaTCAGAGAATAATAAGttgctaaataaattaaaccagCGGGCCAAATGTGACCCTTGGAAAATCGAAATTCAGTTTCACCTGTACCGATAGATACAAATAAAACCAATGGTTATCTAATATATCCCTGTTAAACAATGTGCCTTTCGCCAAATGCACTTCCAGcagaatgcaaaaaaattaacagagaCTTAATAAGAGTATAACGTTTAAAATAGACGCTAAGATCTCAAAACACAAAGATCATACAAGAAGCCATCGAAGACAACATGAACCTGAAAGTCCTCGCATCAAAAAGAACAAAAGGGATTTTccttttatagaaaattaagaACCAACAAGAACAAGTTGTGACAGAGAGGGAACAGATCAGATTCACTATCGAGCATTCCTATCAGCAACTCTACAGCCAATCAGTACCTAAACCAAACCGTATAAGCCAGGTAGTCCTAAACGTTCGCTCCGAGGAGATCTCGGAGATTGATACTAGAGAGCTGAAAATGGCACTGAAGCAGATGAAAAACCGATAGTCCTGAGGTGAAGACCGCTTTAAAACAGAAATGGTAAAGATAGAGGAACAGCTCTGGAGAAAGCACTGATCAGTACCACTTCGTTCTGAAGCGGCTATAGTACAGAGGATCACATTCAAATGGTACATATTCTTAATGAGAAGTGTACTGAATATAATATCCCATTACACCTCACATTCTTCTACTACAAAAAAGCTTTCGATTTGGAGAAAATCTGGGCGGTCCTAGAGGCGATGAGTAAAGCGAGGATTAACTCAAGTTATATCAATCTCATTAAAGATGTCTAAAAGGGTGCAATACATGTCAAATTAGGCAAAATATAACAATCGAAAAGATACCCATACGGAGAGGGATAAGACAATGCGattcaatttcttcaaaattatttaCCGTACTTGGCATTAAAATGACATGGCATTAAAAGGAAGTCAATAAGACTTTTGAGATTTGTCCTATTCGCTGACGCCATTGAGATGTAGACAAGTTTGGATGAGCATCGATATGGACTAACTGAGCACTATGGTATGGGAGCCAAAGAAGTGACAcaagataaaaatacaaatgAACCTCCAGAAAACGAAGACCATGAGCTCAAACAACAATATCAATATCGATAACCATACACTTCAACTAGTggaagaatatatatatatatctggACCCAGCATCAGGCTAGGCAAAGACAACGAGACAGCTGAGATAAGAAGAAAAATCAGTTTGTCATGGGTAGCATTTGGAAAATTCGCATATTTTCTCAAAGAACCGAAGATACGAATTAATCTGAAACGGAAAATATACGATGCCTGCGTACTACCAGTTATATTGTACGGTATCGAGAGAGTCACCATGACAAAGAAAACTGCATAACAACTACAGGGTTGTTAACGTACGACTGAACGTGTGGTGCTGGGAATTAGcttaaaaaatagacaaaaaaacGAGGATATCAGGGCAAGAATCAAAGTGAGTGACGTCAAAGAAAACACTGCAAAAAACAACTGGCGTTGGGTACTACTACCTTGCGCGAAATGATGAGAAATGGACGAAAATCATTATGCAGTGGAGACCATAGAGAACAAAAAGAAGCAGATGCAGGACTCATGCTAAGATGGCGAAATTACATACAGAGAAGAGAAAGAACCAGAATGCGCCCAGCATAAAACAGATTAATATGAAAGAAAATGGAAGAGGCCTATGTCCAGGAAGCGGATTAATACAGAGCAATGTGCCAAAAAATCACAGAAACAACATTTTGCGTCGGTGTTATATTATATTTCCTGTGATAAGTCCGGATGTACTCTAGGTTTTTGTTACTGATATCTTTAATGTTTTTAGTGAGTTATCTTGGTCATGGCACTCCTGGTCCATATGTCCTATGTATGCTTTTCTTGCAgtcaaatgtttaaaatatattaagaacaTCTTTGATCTCGAAATTGTTTGAGGCATTAGGGCCTCATATAGTTGCTCCGCTGTTTAAGTATGAACAGCATTGCTTCATTCATCGATCTACCATTACCAACCTTTTATATTATGAAAAGGCTTTGTTGAATGCTTTGGAAATTGGGTTgctgataataaaaaatttcggACCTTTAGAAGTTGTAATTATATGAGGCATTCCTCAGGATGAGCAATTctctgcattttttttaaattgttttatctATCTGACATCATTTCTGATTTATGCAGATGATGTAAAAATGTTTAGGGTCATAAAGGCACTTGCGATTCTAAGTTACTGCAAAATCCTTCAGTCGTAAGCAGATTTTGGAAAAAGCTGGAGCTTGACACAGTGTAGGTCCTACTGACATAAAGAAAAATTCTGAAGGcaataaatcctaaaaaagatttttgttgGCAATTACTTATACCATCATGTTGGCCATAAGGTCTGATCGTAATTCAATAACCAACGAAGATATAAGAACTTTTTGAGCCATGGCTTCTGTAAAAGGGATACcttatgttataaataaaatatatacagtagTACTGGGCTTAACTAGGTATTATGAAAGTTTTTGGGTTTAGTATTTTTATTCGATAATTCTCAGCATATTGATTACATGTCCAATAGAGCAATGCGATTAGTAGCTTTCGTTTCTTGAACCTTGAAAGGATTTGAGAATATTGAAAGGTGTTTACTGTGCCCTAGTCACATCAGTTTTAGAATACGCATCCTGTATTTGGCAGTCATTTTATACTATCCATAAGGACAGGTTAGAACACGACAGACGAAAATTTTTGCGAAAAATTGGtcttaagttaaatatttcttataataatataaattgttctgaaattaaattataatcattacgtctttttataaaattgcagCGTTATTCCCCGTttgttaggtgtgaattaaaacactcgatgtacaaaaatagtcctctgatttatttacacacttacactaCTATTTATGttcaatttaaatatcgcgccaatatttcgaacCGAAATGTCAACTGGCCTCCCAGCGGGTGtccagagatgtcgtgcggCATGCACGCTTGCGACATTTCGGAATGACGAAGAACAGCTGATATCCGCGGCGttgccaatatcgttacaaaatcattaataatatgGTGGATGTCCCGGCAGGTCGGGCAGCATTGGTTTTCActtaattaattctaaatataaattactttttaatgttaattttcacAGAACTAACTATCAAATTAATGCTCTCTGGTGTCTAGTCGCTTCAATATTGCTGCTCTATTTGATTATATGGTCAGAACCTTTGAACCTTGTGAAACTCAAATTACGAGAGTTTTTCCACTgaccaaaattctttatttttatcctctttttgagatttttatttgattaagggcatcatatttattattactataaaagaaatcaaaagGCGTTTAAAATAAGGAATCACACGATCCTCTTCCAGCTTACGAGTTTGATTTCTAGTCTCCACACACCATTTCTAGTCTGCACCACTCATGTATTTATTTCTCAGTATTCTCTAAAAAGCTTGAAATTGAGAAATTGTCTCTTCATTACTATCTGGAATAATATTGTTTAGAACcttgtattaatatttagacGAACTATTTTATAAACCcagaatgtttttatttctttttgcatCACACCTCATTATCTTTATAGGGATGCCCTTTATGGGAAGGAAACGAGTACACCGAACATGAACGAAGGCAGCTATTCATTGCAAGACTACCCAATGTCCAAACCCTTAACGGGGGTGGAGTTATATCTGCGGATGAACGTGAAGATGCCGAAAGGGCCTTTATCCGTTATTACATGGAAAAACCAGAAAGCGATAGACCAGAAAGGTAACAGGTTTTTGATAATAGATTTGAAGAAAATGAACAAGTGTGtaatatttttagatacaatTATCTAGTGCAGAAACATGGTAAATTAGACCCTCTAGTAAATATAGATCTTAGACCAGAAAAGAGGGTTAAAATAACGTTCACTTGCGGCTCTAACAGCGAAGTGCGATCGGTCGATATTTACAGAACGGTGAGCGATCTAAAGACTCGTTTGGAGGGATTTGCCGGAATACCTGCTTCGAAGATGAGGTTGTTTTATATTGACCAAGAACTCAGAGATATTCAGGtaagcttattaaaaaaaatgttaattttaaatgctaGCAAATGATATGTTTATTTAGGGTCCTGAATATATGAGATTTCCTTCTAAACAACTCTTCAGCTATAACATAAGATCAGGAGATGAGATTATTATTGTGTGCAAGATGGAGAATAAAAGAAGAACTCATAGTGAATCTAAGTAAGTTTAGACGCGAATATGTTGTTActgatgttttatttatttgttattttaggaTGTCGGAGAAGCAAGAAAGAGCTATGTATAATCTGTAGCTATTTACGGCAACTGTTAATGGCTAAGTAATATATAATACTAACACAtgaaataaagttaatatttatgtatttttggttCATATATGTGGCACTAATATAGATAATAAACTGGAAACTATTGATATTTGAGAAGAGCAAaattttaagagattttttaaatacttgttGTGTACGGGTCAAAGCTGGGGAAAATGgttttaagttttcttaaaagaaaatatatacgttttataatatttgcGGTTTGTGAAATGAAGAAAGGAAAGTTCACTCAGACTCtgggaaaattatttttctttgtgtGCGTGACCAATTTACGTCAGAGGCAAAGCCGAGCGTGTCAAGGgttccatatttaaaaatatcaaaaaagtttctatgaaATGGGCGATTTCCAAGATCAGggtgttaaaaaatttgtttttaaattttaaaaacaaaaaaaatctttttccttTTAGGCATTAtagtagtatttttaatttctcaggAGATTAAGTCCATTAGTTATAAAAACGCATCCCCCTTAGGAGTTTGAAGATTTCGGTATAGTTTTTAAGCCAAAACTTGCTCCCCTAACAAACAAATTTGACGTATTTCTggattttgtcaaaaaaataagaCTTTCGCTACGTTTTCGGTGTATGCAAAAATACCTATTCTAAGAAAAGTGATATTCAAACTCATCTGTTTTTTTCGTAAATAACTGGATATTTTTCACTACCTCGTTACTATTCTAGAGTAACATTAGATCTGTTATATAATTAAGTGAGGCAAATGAATACCAAAATACAAGGTAGattttgcaaagtttttttacaaatttcaataAAACTAGACATTTCGCAAACCATTATTTGACCAAACCATTCTGTATTTAAATATACTTCACATACCTACTTAAAACTCTAGTATTGAATGATATTTGTAGTAACACTTGTGATATGTTGCCAAGAAACTGAAAGTTTTGGCGCAAATAAAACTGCCAtgtagttttatttatattgtgtattttgaatttttatctaAGGTGTATCTATTAAATTGAAGATAGTTTTACTTTACAAAATAGTATAACCATAGATCTTCTGTATATTTAGgcagattttgaaaattatgccacagctttataattaaagaaaaagcgaAAATTCTATATAACAACGGGAAAAACTTCCAattatataacataatataCTTGCCGAAATtgatatatgtattttaatgtagtgtttcatttaataattttaagttatagttGTAGTCATTGGTGGTGTTAACGAGTATGtagtttattttagaaaaactaccCCTTAttgtgataatttatttaattttagttgatttttttgGTCATATATACCAATAAAAAAGCGATTACtaacaaattatgttttattttgctttCTTTCTTTGGATACTTCCTTCCTGGTCTTTATAATTTCgaatttgtacattttaaataaagctaCGAAGTATAAGTACTGTGGAGATATATTGTGTAAATACACCAAATAATTGGTCTCCTCACAGATTTCCAATGCAACTAAAAATAACACAATCATAAAATCATTTGGTCACAGGAGGTCAGCATAGTAGGACCGGAAATACTCCTTAAACgagtaaaaggcatttttatttagGCATTCCTTGATCTTAGCTTTAAATGCAGAAATGGGCATATATGAAAACCTGTACTCCATAGTAACATGTGCCGTTACGGTATCTGTAAAGCCAGGAGCCATTGTTGCTGGTATAGTGTGAGTGAAGTATCAGCATGGGTCATAGATTTTTCAGGAATCTTCTTAACAAATAAGATTTATGAAATATAAGCGCCATCTATACCTCAGATTAGCAATCATTAGCCTCATTCTTACACATCTGCGCTGTAAGGCACATTTTTTGATATATGAGCAGAGTGATCCCAATTAAAGTGAAAGTATCGCAAATATGCAGCTCTGAGCGTGCAAGAAGAAACTGAGGGAGACAAATTTCGTATTAAGAATCTACACCTTGATAATTTACGAGACTTTGAAagaattaattaagaaaaattagacGAGAGTACCCCAACATGGAATTGCCAGGTCAATCCCGAATCCAGAGTGACTCGAAGGAAATATATAACTAAATCGAAGGAAAtatatagtaaataattttcttaatcgaTGCGATAGCGCCCTCTACCCTAGGTATAATTAATCAGGATCAGGTCAATTAGAATGTTGCGTCATCAGCATAAAGATAATATCCAAAGCCAGGATGACAGTTGAGAAGATCATTCACATAGACCAGAAAGAGAATGGGCTCAAGAACATGCGGCACGCCATGTGTCATCAGTAAACTCTGGGACCTGAAAGTGGAAGCTGCACTCAAAACCTCCAGAATCTTGTCACACAGGTCACTGACCGCTGTATCCATTGAGTGTTGATGTCTAAATCCATGTTGCCTAACATAGAACAATGAATTTTACTCTAAGTAATCCTCTTTTTGACTCTTCAGTAAACTCTCCAAGAGTTTATCAAAAATTGGGACGAAAGAAATCGACCGATAATTTTTGCGGTAGGAGTTTTATGGTTAGAAAAGAGATGAATGTAAGCAAAATATGTCTTTAGGCTTAATGGATTTTCCAGAAGACGTCAATGGTCTATCCAATCCTGGAGGTGGGTGAGGTGGATTTGGAGTCTGTATCTGATCCAGTATTTTCTGGGGATGGTGAAGAGGATCAGCAGTGTCGTCATTTACTTTGCTGAGGTCTAGAAATACTGCACGAGTTTTAAAAACTCGGTTAGCTTTTTACCGGGTGTGGTAGATGGTGGTTTGGTGGACGGTAGACTGATTTTTACTGGAGCCGAACTGATCGTTGGGGATGgcgttaattttttatttggcgGTAGAGAGTTGTTGGAGCTTGACGATCTTGCGCAGGGCGTAAAGGAGACTTATAGGATGGTACCTGGATAGGAGGGTGGACGACTCGCCCTTTTTGGCAATCAGGATGATATTGGTAGTTTTCCAGGGGATGGGAAAATGTGCTAGGTAAAGAATGACGTTGATGATGTCTGTCAGTTTTTAAACCTGTCCTTCTGGTAAGTGTTTTAGAGCTCCTATTCCGGGAGCTTTGCGGTTTTTGGTAGCTTTGATTAGGTGTTGGATAGTTTCGGTAGAGAGTTGGGCTATGTGTTCTAGCTGTTGGGGGATAATTCGGAAGAAGTTTTGGTTGAACAAGGTTTAGACGTCTACTTTCGAATGTATTGGCCATGGTTTCCCTCTTTAGTTAGGAATCCGATGATCCCTTTAGTTGTATTCCCTTGCACTCTTAGGAAGTGAAGAGCTTCTTTGGTGCCTTTGGTCAAATTGCGAGCAATCTTTAAGAGCTCactagaaaatttaataatgctCTCTATACTATCAAGTTTATGTTCTCATACTTCGAAGTAACATTTCTTATGTAAGGACCTTACTCGACGATTGGCGCGGTAGTATTGCCTTTTGATGAATGGATCGCTCGTCTTAAATGCGAAGTGCCGTATTTGGTTACGGTGGTGAACTTTTCTCTTGATGTACTCGGGAAGGTGCGTTTTGGTTGCGTGAGGTAGCAGGGTTTTCTTGGAGCCTAGAAGGGCGGAGGAAATGTCGTGGGAGAGTTTTGCTACTGCGTTTTCTAGCATTTGGATGTGAGTGATTGAAGAAGCTGGGGGAGAGAACAGGCAGGACTTAAAGGTGGGCCAGTGAGTGTAGATTCTGGGGTTTAAGGGCATGCTTGGCGAGGGAGTGCCGATCTCAAGGTAGATTGGGAGATGGTCTGAGGATAGTTCGCGGATCACTTATTGACTTGGGTGATGTTTTTGAGAATAAAAAAGGTCGGGGATTTCGAATGCTAG is from Anthonomus grandis grandis chromosome 14, icAntGran1.3, whole genome shotgun sequence and encodes:
- the LOC126744385 gene encoding tubulin-specific chaperone cofactor E-like protein gives rise to the protein MPSLLEALEQKYGDPADSSPDDDSVGISVAIFVPCKSPRAAVPALLVLNDCDIATAGERDALVAKCSNVEELDLAKNKLDQWTEVFGILEHMPRLKFVNLSFNSLSKPMEVSLDKRWEELRNLVLNSTHVNWESVKKILAHLPSLEELHLSLNDYNDVDLGAKQTDCQCSENKNDNCDCKNNTIQKRHSVIRILHFTGNPIANWKEISKLGYAFPNLESLVLAECPIKSLDLDEVAEEGPNKNYESETIRPDSPHEAFKFLKVLNLNSTNLSSWDDIERLAKFPALQCLRVQGCPLWEGNEYTEHERRQLFIARLPNVQTLNGGGVISADEREDAERAFIRYYMEKPESDRPERYNYLVQKHGKLDPLVNIDLRPEKRVKITFTCGSNSEVRSVDIYRTVSDLKTRLEGFAGIPASKMRLFYIDQELRDIQGPEYMRFPSKQLFSYNIRSGDEIIIVCKMENKRRTHSESKMSEKQERAMYNL